From a single Paraburkholderia edwinii genomic region:
- a CDS encoding SDR family oxidoreductase, whose product MSTKNRVLVAGASGLIGVAAIESFLSDGWDVVGISRRKPQLPSGRDFEFVAVDLRDEKSAHKTLSALDGVTHVAYAAIHENADDLVGGWSNAAQIEVNNAMLRNVIEPLVSGKSPLRHVSILQGTKAYGVHLHPIAIPARESDPRDDHANFFFDQQDYVRDAGKKHGFTYTVLRPQLVTGKTPGALNVLPAIGVYAAIRREKGEPFSFPGGPSFVWEMADADLVGDVIVWAAQSPQAANEIFNITNGDVFEWRSVWPAMATTLGVSAAGDEPMRVAQYIRDNADVWAKIVDRYGLASGDLRAFVGQGDQHADFAFAYGAPAGPVAFVSTVKLRKAGFNAAVDTRDAFCDALQSFIDRKLLPPAL is encoded by the coding sequence ATGAGCACGAAAAACAGGGTTCTGGTAGCGGGAGCGAGCGGATTGATCGGCGTGGCCGCGATCGAATCGTTCCTCTCCGATGGATGGGACGTGGTCGGCATTTCGCGGCGCAAGCCGCAACTGCCGAGCGGCCGGGACTTCGAATTCGTCGCGGTCGATCTGCGCGATGAAAAGTCCGCGCACAAGACGCTTTCCGCACTCGACGGCGTGACGCATGTCGCGTATGCAGCCATCCACGAGAATGCCGACGATCTGGTGGGCGGCTGGTCCAACGCGGCGCAGATCGAAGTCAACAATGCGATGCTGCGCAATGTGATCGAGCCGCTCGTTTCCGGGAAGTCGCCGCTCAGGCATGTGTCGATTCTGCAAGGCACGAAGGCGTATGGCGTGCATCTTCATCCGATTGCGATTCCGGCGCGCGAGAGCGATCCGCGCGACGATCACGCGAACTTCTTCTTCGATCAGCAGGACTACGTTCGCGATGCCGGCAAGAAGCACGGCTTTACCTATACGGTATTGCGCCCGCAACTCGTGACCGGCAAAACGCCGGGCGCGCTCAATGTTTTGCCGGCGATCGGCGTCTATGCGGCTATCCGCCGCGAAAAGGGCGAGCCGTTCAGCTTTCCCGGCGGCCCTTCGTTCGTCTGGGAAATGGCCGATGCCGATCTCGTCGGCGACGTGATCGTGTGGGCCGCGCAGTCGCCGCAAGCGGCCAATGAAATCTTCAACATCACCAACGGAGATGTTTTCGAATGGCGCAGCGTGTGGCCGGCGATGGCGACGACCCTCGGCGTAAGCGCCGCAGGCGACGAGCCGATGCGTGTCGCGCAATACATTCGCGATAACGCCGATGTCTGGGCGAAGATCGTCGACCGATACGGGCTGGCGAGCGGCGATCTTCGTGCGTTTGTCGGGCAGGGCGATCAGCATGCGGACTTTGCATTTGCCTATGGCGCGCCCGCGGGTCCGGTGGCATTTGTCAGCACTGTCAAGCTTCGCAAGGCCGGGTTTAACGCGGCAGTCGATACGCGCGACGCGTTTTGCGATGCACTTCAGTCGTTTATCGACCGCAAGCTGTTGCCGCCGGCGCTTTGA
- a CDS encoding sulfite exporter TauE/SafE family protein: MLNTLLISNVWFYVLGVPALLLTSLSKGGFGLGLGVVTVPLMALYLPVPEVVAILLPVLCLTDLIALWQYRGQWNWPLLRLAIPASFIGIGAGTLAIHHLGEVWLRLAVGLISVDFARRRIFRTRRVATTEAVPRLRPASCMFWGATSGFTSFMANAGEPALTMYLLPFRLSNRSFAGTTAAFFAVVNLTKLMSFSMLGLFTRTTLLTSLLLTPVAVLGTYAGIRLNRRLNATLFHQLSCAILLVIGVRLIYTSLKVIV; the protein is encoded by the coding sequence ATGTTGAATACTCTGCTGATTAGCAATGTCTGGTTTTATGTTTTAGGGGTGCCGGCGCTTCTGCTGACAAGTCTTTCAAAGGGCGGGTTCGGGCTGGGCCTCGGCGTCGTGACGGTACCGCTTATGGCGCTGTATCTACCGGTGCCGGAAGTGGTCGCGATTCTTCTGCCCGTGCTTTGCCTGACCGACCTGATCGCGCTGTGGCAATACCGCGGTCAATGGAACTGGCCGCTGCTGCGGCTCGCGATACCGGCTTCGTTTATCGGCATTGGCGCCGGCACGCTGGCCATTCATCACCTTGGCGAAGTGTGGCTGCGGCTCGCGGTCGGACTGATCTCCGTCGACTTCGCGCGGCGCCGCATTTTCCGGACGCGCCGCGTCGCGACCACTGAAGCCGTGCCGCGCTTGCGGCCGGCTTCGTGCATGTTCTGGGGCGCGACATCGGGCTTCACGAGCTTTATGGCCAACGCGGGCGAACCGGCATTGACGATGTATCTATTGCCGTTCAGATTGAGCAATCGCAGTTTTGCCGGCACCACGGCGGCGTTCTTCGCCGTCGTCAATCTCACGAAGCTGATGAGCTTTTCGATGCTCGGCCTGTTCACGCGAACCACGTTGCTCACAAGCCTTCTGCTGACGCCCGTCGCGGTGCTCGGCACCTACGCGGGCATTCGCCTGAACCGCAGGCTCAATGCGACGCTGTTTCATCAGCTTTCGTGCGCGATTCTGCTTGTGATCGGTGTAAGGCTCATTTATACGAGCCTTAAGGTGATCGTGTAA
- a CDS encoding VOC family protein, whose product MALIDHLDHLVLTCVDAEATKHFYTEVLQMELETFGAGRMAFRFGNQKINLHVRGSEFEPKAHLPVPGALDLCFIATVPLNDVIAHLKKVGWPIIEGPVERTGATQKIRSVYLRDPDLNLIEISEPMK is encoded by the coding sequence ATGGCTTTGATCGACCATCTCGATCACCTGGTGCTGACGTGTGTGGACGCCGAAGCGACGAAGCACTTCTACACCGAGGTGCTGCAGATGGAACTCGAAACGTTCGGCGCCGGCCGCATGGCATTCCGCTTCGGCAATCAGAAGATCAACCTGCACGTGCGAGGCTCGGAGTTCGAGCCCAAGGCGCATTTGCCGGTGCCCGGCGCGCTGGATCTCTGCTTTATCGCCACGGTTCCGCTAAACGACGTGATTGCGCATCTCAAGAAGGTCGGCTGGCCGATCATCGAAGGTCCGGTCGAGCGAACCGGAGCCACGCAGAAGATTCGTTCGGTCTACTTGCGAGACCCCGACCTCAATCTGATCGAGATTTCCGAGCCGATGAAATAG
- a CDS encoding AAA family ATPase, whose amino-acid sequence MGAHEQLQDWRSYALSLEQEATKAVIGHHDTVRLINIALFARGHVLLEGGVGVGKTTLLRAIARAIGGEFERVEGTIDLMPGDLVYHTYVDSDGKPRIEPGPLLKHGESLSTFFFNEINRARPQVQSLLLRAMAERSVFAFDREYNFPHMTLFADRNKVEKEETFELASAARDRFMFELNMATPDDDDVRRALVFDPSFHDIDALLERVTPEVLPWRELNTMAAIIQASVHTSEAIERYALDIWRATESPRRYGIELDDVDIDNLILAGASPRGMSMLLRAARVVAWLAERTYVEPEDLHVVLTPALGHRVFFTPIYELRRTELAQALTQQIVERIAAP is encoded by the coding sequence ATGGGCGCGCACGAGCAACTGCAGGACTGGCGCAGCTATGCGCTTAGCCTCGAACAGGAAGCGACTAAAGCCGTAATCGGACACCACGACACCGTGCGCCTGATCAATATCGCGCTGTTCGCGCGGGGCCACGTGCTGCTCGAGGGCGGCGTCGGCGTAGGCAAGACGACGCTGTTGCGGGCCATTGCACGAGCGATCGGCGGCGAATTCGAGCGCGTCGAAGGCACGATCGATCTGATGCCGGGCGACCTCGTTTATCACACATACGTCGACTCGGACGGCAAGCCGCGCATCGAGCCGGGGCCGCTGCTCAAGCACGGCGAATCGCTATCGACGTTCTTTTTCAACGAGATCAACCGCGCCCGCCCGCAGGTCCAGTCGCTATTGCTGCGCGCGATGGCCGAGCGCTCGGTATTCGCGTTCGACCGCGAATACAACTTTCCGCATATGACGCTGTTCGCCGATCGCAACAAGGTCGAGAAGGAGGAAACCTTCGAACTCGCCTCGGCCGCGCGCGACCGCTTCATGTTCGAACTCAATATGGCGACGCCCGATGATGATGACGTGCGCCGCGCGCTCGTATTCGATCCGTCGTTTCACGATATCGACGCGCTGCTCGAGCGCGTGACGCCCGAAGTGCTGCCGTGGCGCGAATTGAACACGATGGCCGCGATCATTCAGGCCAGCGTGCATACATCCGAGGCGATCGAGCGCTATGCACTCGATATCTGGCGCGCCACCGAGTCGCCGCGACGCTATGGCATCGAACTCGACGACGTCGACATCGACAATCTGATTCTGGCCGGTGCGAGTCCGCGTGGCATGAGCATGCTGCTGCGCGCCGCGCGCGTCGTGGCCTGGCTTGCGGAACGCACCTATGTCGAGCCCGAAGACTTGCATGTCGTGCTGACGCCGGCACTCGGACATCGCGTGTTTTTCACACCGATCTATGAACTGCGGCGCACCGAGCTCGCGCAGGCGCTGACGCAGCAGATCGTCGAGCGCATCGCGGCGCCGTAA
- a CDS encoding DUF58 domain-containing protein encodes MLPQLKEFHYRLPVRVAGARPGSHRGTSVGAGQEFVAHTRLFDYPDPRRIDIRASIRGGHGEWLVRLHRQRVAVPVYAVVDVSASMRFRREANAPTKLDAAAQFAEALGYSAFRHGDRVGMLAFDEGEREDLFLPARQVRGAGTLMRTTLLDSQVRDRHAASKSRVSGLERAFARIAERACLAFLVSDFQWPIEMLPDMLRSMSRVWLVPIVVWSSAEVGPPAKNGWLTAHDMETGEQRSLWVTDKLRERWRAGMAERKQHIIDTFAKGGVRPLFVTDTFDADALSRYFVEQVA; translated from the coding sequence ATGCTGCCGCAACTGAAGGAATTCCACTACAGGCTGCCGGTGCGCGTGGCCGGCGCGCGGCCCGGCTCGCATCGCGGCACGAGCGTCGGGGCGGGGCAGGAATTCGTCGCGCACACGCGGCTTTTCGACTATCCGGACCCGCGGCGCATCGATATTCGCGCCAGCATTCGCGGCGGTCATGGCGAGTGGCTCGTGAGGCTGCACAGGCAGCGCGTCGCGGTGCCCGTCTATGCGGTGGTCGATGTGTCGGCTTCGATGCGCTTCCGTCGCGAGGCGAATGCGCCGACCAAGCTCGACGCCGCGGCGCAGTTTGCTGAAGCGCTCGGCTATAGCGCGTTTCGTCATGGTGACCGGGTCGGCATGCTCGCATTCGACGAGGGCGAACGCGAAGACCTGTTTCTGCCGGCGCGCCAGGTGCGCGGAGCCGGGACGCTGATGCGGACAACACTGCTCGATTCCCAGGTTCGCGATCGGCATGCGGCGTCGAAGTCGCGCGTAAGCGGTCTGGAAAGGGCGTTTGCGCGTATCGCGGAACGCGCCTGCCTTGCCTTTCTGGTATCCGATTTCCAATGGCCGATCGAGATGCTGCCCGACATGCTGCGCTCGATGTCTCGGGTATGGCTCGTGCCGATTGTTGTCTGGAGTTCGGCGGAAGTGGGGCCGCCGGCGAAGAACGGCTGGCTCACGGCACACGATATGGAAACCGGTGAACAGCGATCGCTCTGGGTGACGGACAAGCTGCGCGAGCGATGGCGCGCGGGCATGGCTGAGAGGAAGCAGCACATCATCGATACCTTTGCAAAAGGCGGTGTGCGTCCGCTGTTCGTGACCGACACGTTCGATGCCGATGCACTGAGCCGTTACTTCGTGGAGCAGGTTGCATGA
- a CDS encoding vWA domain-containing protein: MLDFAYPWVLALLPLAALPLLRRHFESLPFSCVAWLPRDRAGRFVSLLWRVLAVLAIASIIVGLSGPGNSNLERRVTGTGGEIMILMDRSASMDAELGRGLAKFPNALSTGESKRQVASHALATFVAHRPNDSFAFVLFGLQPMLAVPFTRDHDIVDAAMEATNVGRGMPDTRLDAGLSYAVQLFNGRPRTGGRAIVLVSDGGARLDTEARQKIAAALANDGVALYFVYLRSGIFSPDLTNIEPRFEHSAEGELHRFFQSLRTPYHLYQAKDAEQMAAAMAEIGRRESQRSVFVERLPRQDRSTWCFALGLFCCAALICMSSVQKRSFA; this comes from the coding sequence ATGCTCGACTTCGCCTATCCGTGGGTGCTCGCCTTGCTGCCGCTGGCCGCGTTGCCGCTGTTGCGCCGGCACTTTGAATCGCTGCCGTTCTCATGCGTCGCCTGGCTGCCGCGTGACCGGGCAGGGCGCTTCGTTAGCCTGTTGTGGCGTGTGCTCGCGGTGCTGGCCATTGCGTCGATCATCGTTGGACTATCGGGCCCGGGCAACTCGAATCTCGAAAGGCGCGTGACCGGCACCGGCGGAGAAATCATGATCCTGATGGACCGCAGCGCGAGCATGGATGCGGAACTCGGCCGCGGCCTCGCGAAATTCCCGAACGCGCTTTCCACCGGCGAATCGAAGCGGCAGGTCGCATCGCATGCGCTGGCGACGTTCGTCGCGCATCGACCTAACGACAGCTTCGCCTTCGTGCTGTTCGGTTTGCAGCCGATGCTGGCGGTGCCGTTCACCCGCGATCACGACATTGTCGATGCGGCGATGGAAGCGACCAATGTCGGCCGCGGCATGCCGGACACGCGGCTCGACGCCGGCTTGTCGTACGCGGTGCAGCTCTTCAATGGCCGGCCACGTACGGGAGGGCGCGCCATCGTTCTGGTCTCGGACGGCGGGGCACGGCTCGACACGGAAGCGCGTCAAAAGATAGCAGCCGCGCTTGCCAATGACGGCGTTGCGCTCTATTTCGTCTATCTGCGCAGCGGCATTTTCAGCCCCGATCTGACTAATATCGAGCCGCGTTTCGAACATTCGGCCGAGGGCGAGTTACATCGCTTCTTCCAGTCGCTACGGACCCCGTACCACCTGTATCAGGCAAAGGATGCGGAGCAGATGGCTGCTGCGATGGCCGAAATCGGGCGCCGCGAGAGTCAACGCTCGGTATTCGTCGAGCGCTTGCCACGGCAGGACAGAAGCACATGGTGCTTTGCCTTGGGCCTTTTCTGCTGTGCCGCGTTGATCTGCATGAGCAGCGTTCAGAAGCGGAGCTTCGCATGA
- a CDS encoding MxaK protein, which yields MRRKWMHVLFGGAAICCAGVTAYYALTLQRAIDMSRAIDATRSATVAQLTNGRASGTSNGVSSGTSSGPASGLSGGSSIGSSSDPADEAPQVRLARAVALSAAGREAEAGKLLNELVLEPGRIDVKRAALFDLANLSLREAAGDDARGPLRSLPLLETAKARYRDLLRDDPTDWDARYNLERALRLAPESPDEVDTDQDIEQRRSVRVRGAQPQELP from the coding sequence ATGAGACGCAAATGGATGCATGTTCTGTTCGGCGGCGCCGCGATCTGTTGCGCAGGCGTCACCGCGTATTACGCGTTGACGCTTCAACGCGCGATCGACATGAGCCGTGCTATCGACGCCACGCGCAGCGCGACCGTCGCGCAGCTTACGAATGGGCGTGCGAGCGGGACTTCAAATGGGGTTTCAAGCGGGACCTCAAGCGGGCCGGCTAGCGGGCTATCGGGCGGCTCATCAATCGGGTCGTCAAGCGATCCCGCCGACGAAGCGCCTCAAGTGCGTCTTGCCCGCGCGGTCGCGCTGTCCGCTGCGGGACGCGAGGCCGAGGCGGGCAAGCTGCTCAATGAACTGGTTCTCGAGCCCGGTCGTATCGACGTCAAGCGGGCCGCGCTGTTCGATCTCGCGAACCTGTCGCTGCGTGAAGCGGCAGGCGACGATGCGCGCGGGCCGCTGCGATCGTTGCCGTTGCTCGAGACGGCGAAAGCACGCTACCGTGACTTGCTGCGCGACGATCCGACCGACTGGGACGCGCGCTATAACCTCGAGCGCGCGCTGCGTCTCGCACCGGAATCGCCTGACGAGGTCGACACGGATCAGGACATCGAGCAGCGCCGCAGCGTCAGAGTACGCGGCGCACAGCCACAGGAGCTGCCGTGA
- a CDS encoding MxaL protein, whose product MNIGKGSVVVFMRRYALLGGAALLLVAAVWMPPIARARLVSSYIVTFDITQSMDTEDVTLNGRPVSRLTFAKTAMQEALQRLPCGSRVGWSVFTGTRSLLLFVPVEVCSHYDALLSSLDQIGGQMRWADSSVIAQGGLYSAVHAASDAGSKAAVVFITDGQEAPPVAPSETAVRGITQGQADGWIVGVGGDQPAPIPRTNAQGARIGFWRADEVIQSVPGRSSAGAGGHEELSALREPYLRALAAHSGFGYQRLDNLTALSTAMADPKLGQRMQVATDFRWCPALVALLLLVLYFISRLRRKTQAKKTSTLSVKARLAPNPHLAE is encoded by the coding sequence GTGAACATCGGCAAAGGCAGCGTAGTGGTTTTTATGCGCCGATACGCGCTGCTCGGCGGGGCCGCCTTGCTGCTGGTCGCGGCCGTATGGATGCCGCCGATTGCGCGTGCGCGGTTAGTTTCAAGCTACATCGTGACGTTCGACATTACGCAGAGCATGGATACCGAGGACGTGACGCTGAACGGGCGTCCGGTTAGCCGTCTGACGTTCGCGAAGACGGCGATGCAAGAGGCGCTGCAGCGCCTGCCTTGCGGCTCGCGCGTTGGCTGGAGTGTCTTTACGGGCACGCGCTCGCTGCTTCTCTTCGTTCCGGTGGAAGTTTGTTCGCATTACGACGCATTACTGTCGTCGCTTGATCAGATCGGCGGACAGATGCGCTGGGCCGACAGCAGTGTGATCGCGCAAGGTGGTCTTTACTCGGCCGTGCACGCGGCGTCGGATGCGGGATCGAAAGCGGCAGTGGTATTTATCACCGATGGGCAGGAAGCGCCGCCCGTTGCGCCATCGGAGACGGCCGTGCGGGGCATTACACAAGGGCAGGCCGACGGATGGATTGTCGGTGTCGGCGGCGATCAGCCGGCGCCGATTCCGCGCACCAATGCGCAAGGCGCGCGCATCGGATTCTGGCGCGCCGATGAGGTGATCCAGTCAGTGCCTGGCAGAAGCTCGGCGGGCGCCGGTGGGCACGAGGAATTGTCGGCATTGCGCGAGCCTTATCTACGAGCGCTTGCGGCACATTCAGGCTTCGGCTATCAGCGGCTCGACAACCTCACCGCGCTATCCACCGCAATGGCCGATCCTAAACTCGGCCAACGCATGCAGGTTGCGACCGATTTCCGCTGGTGCCCGGCGCTTGTCGCATTGCTTTTGCTCGTGCTTTATTTTATTTCGCGACTCAGAAGGAAAACTCAAGCGAAAAAAACCTCTACGCTAAGCGTTAAAGCACGCCTGGCGCCGAACCCTCACTTGGCGGAATGA
- a CDS encoding helix-turn-helix domain-containing protein → MMHFVKQATQDKSAKTKGEWCDLVRRNWSMECEFETGVTRELLTASWYMGDLRFEAAELSGQQWTWTPGPGLDDWRKNTLLLFLIESGTIEIEQDGDQVELGEGSLLLFDGSIKYTQTARDDSRGMILRVSKASLETRGKVLSSREMFVADATSPDVALLKSLIAGAAAYGEQCSSYGARLVAEHLTDLMEIVTDDLTAPKRVTSSDALLKQAKRFIERNVANEQIDIDFVAAAMGVSRRYLTKLFERDGSSVMRYLLQQRLARANKLLTNSDDRVRISDIAWQCGFVSAAHFSRTFKKHYGTSPTTIQRVRPAHSAK, encoded by the coding sequence ATGATGCATTTCGTCAAACAGGCAACCCAGGATAAGTCAGCCAAGACCAAGGGCGAGTGGTGCGATCTCGTCAGAAGAAACTGGAGCATGGAGTGTGAGTTCGAAACAGGCGTCACACGCGAGCTTCTGACCGCGTCGTGGTATATGGGCGATCTTCGCTTCGAGGCCGCGGAACTGTCCGGTCAGCAATGGACATGGACACCGGGCCCGGGCCTCGACGACTGGCGCAAGAACACACTGCTGCTGTTCCTGATCGAAAGCGGCACCATCGAGATCGAACAGGACGGCGACCAGGTCGAGCTTGGCGAAGGCTCGTTGCTGCTGTTCGACGGCAGCATCAAATACACGCAGACGGCGCGCGACGACTCGCGCGGCATGATCCTGCGCGTATCGAAAGCTTCGCTCGAAACAAGAGGAAAGGTTTTGTCGAGCCGCGAGATGTTCGTGGCGGATGCCACGTCGCCGGACGTTGCATTGCTCAAGTCGCTGATTGCGGGCGCGGCGGCCTATGGCGAGCAGTGCAGTTCGTACGGTGCAAGGCTCGTTGCGGAGCATCTGACCGACCTGATGGAAATCGTCACCGACGACCTGACCGCGCCCAAACGCGTCACGAGTTCGGACGCCCTGCTCAAGCAGGCCAAGCGTTTCATCGAACGCAATGTGGCGAACGAACAGATCGATATCGACTTCGTTGCCGCCGCAATGGGCGTTTCAAGGCGCTATCTGACCAAGCTCTTTGAGCGCGACGGATCGTCCGTGATGCGCTACCTGTTGCAGCAGCGGCTTGCCAGAGCCAACAAGCTCTTGACGAATAGCGACGATCGGGTTCGCATCAGCGACATTGCATGGCAGTGCGGTTTCGTCAGCGCGGCCCACTTTAGCAGAACCTTCAAGAAGCATTACGGCACAAGCCCCACCACGATCCAGCGCGTTCGACCGGCTCATTCCGCCAAGTGA
- a CDS encoding flagellin, whose product MSLSIFSNIPSLVAQENLNSSGSLLDQSIQRLSSGKRINSAADDPAGLAISTTLQTQINGLTQGISNANSGVSLVQTASTGLQQIVNALQTIRSLANEAQGGTETPENQASSQAEVAQEIDEVNRIASQTTFNGLNLLTGQLGVINVQVGADDGQTVAVNLSQSVSAGSLGGGLAESGAILGTVSNLNLNADGTVNTSGSPGAISSINIVANGNGGFTFTDQNGNSISTAASASLFTTTTTNGISSLSLNSTGALTPTNELTSISAAVAAGSGAANGAVFGTISDIDIDPATGLDATANTENAITSITVESNGNGGVKFVDQNNNPVPASATAGLFNLTTTAGGGVSAISFAGTAPTSTIGSTAVGTQPQNSTLASVNTLNTPTTVADINISSTLGANNAVLSIDNALATINNLQASLGAAQTRLTGISQSQQDESTDLSSAQSQITDADFAQETANLSKAQVLQQAGISVLAQANSQPQQVLKLLQ is encoded by the coding sequence ATGTCGCTTTCCATATTTAGCAATATTCCCTCGCTGGTCGCACAAGAGAACCTGAACTCTTCGGGCAGCCTGCTTGACCAGTCGATCCAACGCCTGTCATCGGGTAAGCGTATCAACAGCGCGGCGGACGATCCGGCTGGCCTCGCAATTTCGACGACGCTGCAAACGCAGATCAACGGGCTGACTCAAGGCATCTCCAATGCAAACAGCGGCGTGTCGCTGGTGCAGACGGCCAGCACGGGTCTTCAGCAAATCGTGAATGCGCTGCAGACGATCCGTTCGCTGGCCAACGAAGCGCAGGGCGGTACGGAGACGCCGGAAAACCAGGCATCCTCGCAAGCGGAAGTGGCGCAGGAGATCGATGAAGTCAACCGTATTGCTTCGCAAACGACGTTCAACGGTTTGAATCTGCTGACCGGGCAACTGGGCGTTATCAATGTGCAGGTCGGCGCGGACGACGGCCAGACGGTCGCGGTCAATCTGAGCCAGAGCGTCTCGGCTGGATCGCTCGGTGGTGGCCTCGCGGAGTCGGGTGCGATTCTCGGGACGGTATCGAATCTCAACCTGAACGCCGACGGCACGGTCAATACCAGCGGCAGCCCGGGTGCGATCAGTTCGATCAACATCGTCGCGAACGGCAACGGCGGCTTCACGTTCACGGACCAGAACGGCAACTCGATCTCGACGGCAGCATCGGCCTCGCTGTTCACCACGACGACGACCAACGGCATTTCGTCGCTGTCGTTGAACAGCACCGGTGCACTGACGCCGACGAACGAGCTGACGTCGATCTCCGCTGCGGTTGCCGCAGGTTCGGGCGCCGCGAACGGCGCAGTGTTCGGCACGATTTCGGACATCGACATCGACCCGGCGACGGGTCTGGACGCGACGGCGAATACGGAGAATGCGATCACGTCGATCACGGTCGAATCGAACGGCAACGGCGGCGTGAAGTTCGTCGATCAGAACAACAACCCGGTTCCGGCATCCGCAACGGCGGGCCTTTTCAACCTGACGACGACTGCCGGCGGCGGTGTGAGCGCCATCTCGTTTGCCGGCACCGCGCCGACCAGCACGATCGGATCGACTGCAGTGGGCACGCAGCCGCAAAACAGCACGCTCGCGTCCGTCAACACGTTGAACACGCCGACGACGGTAGCCGATATCAACATCAGCTCCACGCTAGGCGCGAACAATGCGGTGCTGTCGATCGACAACGCGCTGGCCACCATCAACAACCTCCAGGCATCACTCGGGGCAGCGCAGACTCGCTTGACCGGGATCTCGCAATCGCAGCAGGACGAGTCGACCGACCTGTCAAGCGCGCAGTCGCAGATCACTGACGCCGACTTCGCGCAGGAAACGGCAAATCTGAGCAAGGCACAGGTGCTGCAGCAAGCCGGTATCTCGGTGCTCGCGCAAGCGAACTCGCAGCCGCAGCAAGTGCTGAAGCTTCTGCAATAA